The following coding sequences lie in one Pseudomonas svalbardensis genomic window:
- a CDS encoding LuxR C-terminal-related transcriptional regulator, translating to MTAMTLCLDRPGHLPRLSSHHLSRDRLIEPLLASTARVKLLCAPAGSGKSALLAECLLQAPAQCQVCWLPLVGEPINVVDFRQRLAQALGLNSSDEPALLEYLARSQTATWLFLDDYCRVPNPELDLLLDRMLTVSSPMLTWWLGARRRPQCNWPRLLLDDELYECERATLAFNQAEVAMLLHHLPPTDAYAVAGKIIQHSGGWCAGVRIALLQKCDWSHNNTLHSRTNTLLDYLEHELFITLTPELTEAWRVLAHLPRFNARLCDHLFGAGEGAQCLRTLQELGCFIEPWQGSADWLQIFPPLTQLMRDEQWPAGRSWHRRACQWFAAELDWKAAFEQALLAEEFEVAVSLLQHFSFEHLFEEQTVVLLLRLHEQQGEELTLGSPQLVGLITAALLFAGRFEQATACIAHLAHFTPQPSAVLQRQLIARWQALQGWLLHLQGRMEASHAHFLDALSALDPECWTARLMCLSGLTQQALLRGELDVAQAHNREALCLARARGSLVFEGLMELDHAQLLEQRGAPGRAESLLANIHELLCLQSDRVAPLLGRIALRRGRLALCQGLDERAAEFFQAGLEDCVRNQDKRALYGFLGQAELAANQGDYAQAFVRLRDAERLMQQRQIPDMVYRGVLLQVSSQLWLQQGRPELAREALSRVLKHYRGPQARQAPPATLELIPRIEYLLILAEVKLQGVEDPLARLSTLFEHTQANGMVSLEAELLLAMAEAAFMMGEQESARQFFDMGEEKASRCNLQQLLAQLNRRCPGLLSELQIANNEPFPDKGINESPLSLRELEVLELIASGNSNRQIADKLFISLHTVKTHVRRIHGKLGVERRTHAVARARMLGLCG from the coding sequence ATGACCGCCATGACGCTGTGTCTGGATCGTCCTGGACACCTGCCCCGTCTGTCTTCACACCACCTGTCTCGCGACCGGTTGATCGAACCGTTACTGGCATCGACGGCGCGGGTGAAATTGCTCTGTGCGCCTGCCGGTAGTGGCAAGAGTGCGCTGCTCGCCGAGTGCCTGTTGCAGGCGCCCGCGCAGTGTCAGGTCTGTTGGTTGCCGTTGGTGGGAGAGCCGATCAATGTGGTCGATTTTCGGCAGCGGTTGGCTCAGGCGCTGGGGCTGAACTCGTCGGATGAGCCCGCGTTGCTGGAGTATCTGGCGCGGTCACAGACGGCGACCTGGCTGTTTCTCGATGACTATTGCCGCGTCCCGAACCCCGAGTTGGACCTGCTGCTGGATCGCATGCTAACGGTCAGCAGCCCGATGTTGACCTGGTGGTTGGGCGCCCGCCGTCGCCCGCAATGCAACTGGCCGCGCTTGCTGCTCGATGATGAGTTGTATGAGTGCGAGCGCGCCACGCTGGCGTTCAATCAAGCTGAAGTCGCCATGCTGTTGCACCACCTGCCACCCACGGATGCATACGCCGTCGCCGGCAAGATCATCCAGCACAGTGGCGGCTGGTGCGCCGGCGTACGGATTGCGCTGCTGCAAAAATGCGACTGGTCACACAACAACACGCTACATAGCCGAACGAACACCTTGCTCGATTATCTGGAGCATGAGTTGTTCATTACGCTGACGCCGGAGCTGACGGAAGCCTGGCGCGTACTCGCCCATTTACCGCGATTCAATGCAAGGCTGTGCGATCACCTGTTTGGCGCGGGTGAAGGTGCGCAATGTTTGAGGACGTTGCAAGAACTGGGTTGTTTTATCGAGCCTTGGCAGGGCTCGGCAGACTGGCTGCAGATTTTCCCCCCACTCACTCAGTTGATGCGCGATGAGCAATGGCCGGCGGGACGTTCCTGGCATCGTCGTGCCTGCCAGTGGTTTGCGGCCGAACTCGATTGGAAAGCTGCCTTCGAACAAGCGCTGCTGGCTGAAGAGTTCGAGGTCGCCGTCAGCCTGTTGCAGCACTTCAGTTTCGAGCATTTGTTCGAGGAGCAAACGGTAGTGCTGTTGTTGCGTTTGCATGAGCAGCAAGGCGAGGAACTGACGCTGGGCAGCCCACAATTGGTCGGATTGATTACAGCTGCGCTGTTATTCGCTGGACGTTTCGAACAGGCGACTGCCTGTATCGCTCATTTGGCGCATTTCACGCCTCAACCTTCGGCCGTGCTTCAGCGTCAACTGATTGCACGTTGGCAGGCCCTGCAGGGTTGGTTGCTGCATTTACAGGGACGAATGGAGGCTTCGCACGCGCACTTTCTTGACGCGTTGAGCGCGCTCGATCCCGAATGCTGGACGGCGCGCTTGATGTGTTTGTCCGGTCTGACGCAACAGGCGTTGTTAAGGGGCGAGCTCGACGTGGCGCAAGCCCACAACCGCGAGGCGCTGTGCCTGGCGCGGGCACGAGGTTCGCTGGTGTTCGAGGGCCTGATGGAACTCGATCATGCGCAGTTGCTGGAGCAGCGTGGCGCCCCCGGGCGCGCTGAAAGTCTGCTTGCCAATATTCATGAACTGCTCTGCCTGCAATCTGACCGCGTAGCGCCTTTACTGGGGAGAATTGCCTTGCGCCGTGGGCGACTGGCCTTGTGTCAGGGGCTGGATGAACGGGCAGCGGAGTTTTTTCAGGCCGGATTGGAGGACTGCGTCCGCAATCAAGACAAGCGTGCGTTGTACGGTTTTCTCGGACAGGCAGAACTGGCCGCCAATCAGGGCGACTACGCCCAAGCCTTCGTCCGCCTGCGCGATGCTGAGCGATTGATGCAGCAGCGGCAGATTCCGGACATGGTCTACCGCGGCGTTCTGCTGCAAGTCAGCAGCCAGCTCTGGTTGCAACAGGGGCGTCCCGAACTGGCCCGTGAGGCGTTGAGCCGGGTGCTCAAACATTATCGGGGGCCACAGGCCCGGCAGGCCCCCCCGGCGACACTGGAGTTGATTCCGCGGATTGAGTATTTGTTGATTCTGGCTGAGGTCAAACTGCAAGGGGTGGAGGATCCCTTGGCTCGGCTCTCAACCCTGTTTGAACACACGCAAGCGAACGGGATGGTCAGCCTGGAAGCCGAGCTTCTGCTGGCGATGGCCGAGGCGGCCTTCATGATGGGTGAACAGGAGAGTGCCCGGCAGTTTTTCGACATGGGCGAAGAGAAGGCGAGCCGTTGTAACTTGCAGCAGTTATTGGCGCAGTTGAATCGGCGTTGTCCCGGTCTCTTATCGGAACTGCAAATAGCTAATAACGAGCCATTTCCTGACAAAGGTATTAATGAGAGTCCACTGAGCCTGAGGGAGTTGGAAGTGCTCGAGTTGATTGCGTCAGGGAATTCGAACCGACAAATAGCCGATAAGTTGTTCATCTCATTGCATACCGTTAAAACACATGTCCGGCGGATTCATGGAAAGTTAGGGGTTGAGCGCAGGACGCATGCAGTGGCAAGGGCAAGAATGCTGGGTTTGTGCGGTTAA
- a CDS encoding dermonecrotic toxin domain-containing protein gives MGVQEISLIQANLGKVVESFTALEEALKKTPSFKSILQDVLLKELQQLLPEVYISRTYINARRSGIANQEPTGLFMDVFMECLSRGRAPVYDASQYGVYDWPDSMDELDRVDGLDVVALGALIGDVLGTLAQKYTQDLDRRWAASVGKDAKGRELGSRSSDLRNVYAALFWQELKAMIQVQGVMPEVDLSFEAFLRGNPQTPAYSLSLQLESGRFATLACCFAMRLNGQISDELVPASDDWVILYTPAKGLETYRTSALMHRSLEQRLSDANSRVRLLKGVSLEDAEHVRSAPDIRYLKTHGEIFQNVIDNLLDKQRRDVAFSLRRLLAPGADLQSVVRSIESAHGLNEVIDDAKGRTANLLALISKNARPQWLKDTSTTNQEVFASLEQALLKSQVALHEAMGGLSSFQEYVRGVVGEHISQGDANRVDPDTVWVVVKHWVRMGARNIEHVQRKTLTQLFMYGVHDAAGQYSIQFEAFHNNPRLSASNIEYAIRQFDLRLKYANERSHRLSDPQVKEAMQEVLGQQTALSNFAALLQNHISPKAQDISQRYLFGDPGMEACGVAFRSHYRPFKDMIVYRAKGAMPDNSMHVLYAPGAPTGQQWYEFPDLTALKRQFINWGFEQRDRDFLIGQTFNIDRAKFVKNYLSFVESATVSERWWWDGVALVQWASGLEGGPFMGAIHKIIDWEIAEEQVVTPGWYRKAAAQDRELFTRLNTDFKAIYQLSKEPLHIETFSVFSRNLVMKALNDYLRRSGPHPEIDPDRVNVKLRGHDWMTLTNVFIQWQIWSTDEYVSFRSLDNSPLGRLGTAAVTALINLLPGEKYEQYLRQDFLTTPSYDLKAKLYCKTVQNEMLRAALTQKMQGSLSGEHFNWLKGLIEGLDHDRTHNPVPFLTGVAPGEGVYTLALEGRRLEGAYTFGRNVAGRLEYLIYIPKAPDGLAFRPIESLTQGLKGGALGNHVVGLVRLEDRGVVKSYVDNCRDTPGALPTPRLRDSYAVTHFRFEYDSMVLRLIYDVDYQTSTHGEIFWRNVMVGAELVVDVISLFVPPVALVASVLRITRSIVQGVIAYSLGDEDAGKAHLTSAWRGAILLYVGIVAGVGTSTSAVGLLSRIKDISDIVSTATGVPVGVDYVTAMTSTYVISDSETRIIG, from the coding sequence ATGGGCGTTCAGGAAATATCGTTGATACAGGCGAATCTGGGAAAGGTGGTTGAAAGTTTTACCGCGCTGGAAGAAGCGCTGAAGAAAACCCCGTCGTTTAAATCAATCCTGCAAGACGTTTTGTTAAAGGAACTTCAGCAGCTGTTGCCGGAGGTCTACATCAGCAGGACTTACATCAATGCCCGACGTTCAGGCATTGCGAATCAGGAGCCGACCGGTCTGTTCATGGACGTGTTCATGGAATGTCTGAGTCGTGGGCGTGCTCCTGTTTATGACGCGAGTCAGTACGGCGTCTATGACTGGCCCGACTCCATGGATGAGTTGGACCGGGTCGACGGTCTGGACGTGGTTGCTCTGGGGGCGCTGATCGGCGATGTGCTGGGTACGCTGGCGCAAAAATACACGCAAGACCTGGATCGACGCTGGGCAGCGTCTGTGGGCAAGGATGCCAAGGGTCGTGAACTGGGCTCTCGCAGCAGTGATCTGCGCAACGTGTATGCGGCGCTTTTCTGGCAAGAGTTGAAAGCAATGATACAAGTGCAAGGGGTGATGCCGGAGGTAGATCTCAGTTTTGAAGCTTTTCTCAGGGGCAATCCCCAGACCCCGGCTTACAGTCTTTCATTGCAACTCGAAAGTGGACGATTCGCAACGCTGGCCTGTTGTTTCGCCATGCGTCTGAATGGTCAGATCAGCGACGAACTTGTACCTGCCAGCGATGATTGGGTCATCCTTTACACCCCCGCAAAAGGGCTGGAAACGTACCGGACGTCGGCATTGATGCACCGCTCGCTGGAGCAGCGCCTGAGCGACGCGAACAGCCGGGTGCGGTTGCTCAAAGGTGTTTCACTGGAGGACGCCGAACACGTCAGAAGTGCGCCTGATATCCGGTATTTGAAAACCCATGGCGAAATTTTCCAGAACGTCATCGACAATCTGCTGGATAAACAACGGCGTGACGTTGCTTTCAGTCTTCGTCGATTACTGGCGCCGGGCGCGGACCTGCAGAGCGTTGTACGTTCAATTGAGTCGGCTCATGGCCTGAATGAAGTGATCGACGATGCCAAGGGCCGAACCGCCAACCTGCTCGCATTGATTTCAAAAAACGCCCGGCCGCAATGGCTGAAGGACACTTCCACAACCAATCAGGAAGTATTTGCCTCTCTGGAACAGGCGTTGCTCAAAAGCCAGGTGGCATTGCATGAGGCGATGGGGGGGCTCTCCTCATTTCAGGAGTATGTGCGGGGTGTCGTCGGAGAACATATCTCCCAGGGCGATGCCAATCGTGTTGATCCCGATACTGTTTGGGTAGTCGTGAAACACTGGGTGCGTATGGGGGCAAGGAACATCGAGCATGTCCAGCGTAAAACCCTGACGCAGCTGTTCATGTACGGTGTGCATGATGCGGCAGGGCAATACTCGATTCAGTTCGAAGCCTTCCACAACAATCCACGACTGTCAGCTTCCAATATCGAATACGCCATCCGGCAATTTGATCTTCGTTTGAAATACGCCAATGAACGAAGTCATCGCCTCAGCGATCCGCAAGTAAAAGAAGCCATGCAGGAAGTATTGGGGCAGCAAACTGCGCTCAGTAACTTCGCAGCGTTACTTCAAAACCATATCAGCCCGAAAGCACAGGACATTTCGCAGCGTTATCTGTTTGGCGATCCGGGAATGGAGGCATGCGGCGTTGCTTTTCGCAGCCATTACCGGCCGTTCAAAGACATGATCGTTTATCGTGCAAAAGGCGCAATGCCTGATAATTCGATGCATGTACTCTACGCTCCCGGTGCCCCGACGGGGCAGCAATGGTATGAGTTTCCCGATCTGACGGCGTTGAAGCGACAGTTCATCAATTGGGGTTTCGAGCAGCGCGATCGTGACTTCCTGATCGGGCAGACTTTCAACATCGATCGTGCGAAGTTCGTGAAGAACTATCTCTCCTTTGTCGAGTCGGCGACGGTGTCCGAACGGTGGTGGTGGGACGGCGTTGCTTTGGTGCAATGGGCGAGCGGGTTGGAAGGCGGGCCGTTCATGGGCGCCATCCATAAAATCATCGACTGGGAAATTGCTGAAGAACAGGTGGTCACACCCGGCTGGTACAGAAAGGCCGCTGCGCAAGATCGCGAGCTTTTCACCAGGTTGAACACGGATTTCAAAGCCATCTACCAGCTATCAAAAGAACCACTACATATCGAAACGTTTTCCGTCTTCTCACGAAATCTGGTCATGAAGGCGTTGAACGATTATTTGCGTCGATCTGGCCCGCATCCGGAAATTGACCCGGATCGGGTGAACGTCAAGTTGCGTGGACACGACTGGATGACACTCACCAATGTGTTCATTCAGTGGCAGATCTGGAGTACTGATGAATATGTGTCGTTCCGCTCCCTGGACAACTCGCCGCTGGGGCGCTTGGGTACAGCCGCTGTCACTGCGTTGATCAATTTATTGCCGGGCGAGAAATATGAGCAATATCTGCGGCAGGATTTCCTGACAACACCTTCTTATGATCTCAAGGCGAAGCTTTACTGCAAAACCGTGCAGAACGAAATGCTCAGGGCGGCATTGACGCAAAAAATGCAGGGCTCTCTTTCCGGTGAACACTTCAATTGGCTCAAGGGGCTGATCGAGGGGCTGGATCATGATCGTACTCACAATCCGGTGCCGTTCCTGACGGGCGTCGCGCCAGGCGAAGGCGTTTATACGCTGGCGCTCGAGGGGCGACGGTTGGAGGGTGCCTATACGTTCGGGCGCAACGTGGCTGGCAGGTTGGAATACCTGATCTACATTCCGAAAGCACCGGATGGCCTGGCATTTCGTCCTATTGAGTCGTTGACTCAGGGCTTGAAGGGGGGCGCACTGGGCAACCATGTTGTCGGACTTGTCAGGTTGGAAGACAGAGGCGTGGTGAAAAGTTATGTCGACAACTGCCGCGACACTCCAGGTGCCTTGCCGACGCCAAGGTTGCGAGACAGTTACGCTGTGACCCACTTCAGGTTCGAATACGACAGTATGGTGTTGCGGCTTATCTACGACGTCGACTATCAGACGAGCACGCATGGGGAAATCTTCTGGCGTAATGTGATGGTCGGTGCGGAGCTGGTGGTGGACGTCATCTCGCTGTTTGTCCCTCCAGTTGCTCTGGTGGCCAGCGTCCTGCGTATCACGCGCTCGATCGTTCAAGGTGTGATTGCTTACAGCCTGGGCGATGAAGATGCCGGCAAAGCCCATCTCACCTCGGCCTGGAGAGGCGCCATCCTCTTGTATGTGGGCATCGTCGCGGGGGTCGGCACGTCGACTTCGGCGGTGGGCCTGTTGTCGCGGATCAAGGACATCTCGGACATCGTGTCGACCGCGACCGGCGTTCCGGTGGGCGTCGACTATGTCACTGCGATGACGTCCACGTACGTGATTTCGGACAGTGAAACCCGAATCATAGGCTGA
- a CDS encoding IclR family transcriptional regulator — METPRSNDKQKVRSAEVGTDILKALAELSPSTSLSRLAEHVQMPASKVHRYLQALIASGFAEQNAATNHYGLGREALRVGLAALNSMDVLKVGALPLAELRDELNETCFLAVWGNQGATVVHIEPAVRAVTVVTQLGSVLPLLSSSTGLVFGAYLPKRETVDLREQELQSGASHALADDQAYKALCEQIRERGLHHVHGLLMPGVDALSAPVFNAVGQVAAVMTIVGPTSLFHADENGPAAQRLLAATRAVSWRMGYQPE, encoded by the coding sequence ATGGAAACGCCGCGCAGCAACGATAAACAGAAAGTCCGCTCGGCCGAGGTCGGCACCGACATCCTCAAGGCCTTGGCCGAGTTATCGCCATCGACTTCACTGTCGCGCCTGGCCGAACACGTACAGATGCCGGCGAGCAAGGTTCACCGCTATTTGCAGGCGTTGATTGCCAGCGGTTTTGCTGAACAGAACGCAGCCACCAACCATTACGGTCTGGGGCGCGAAGCCTTGCGCGTCGGACTCGCCGCACTCAACAGTATGGACGTGCTGAAAGTCGGCGCCCTGCCCCTGGCCGAATTGCGCGATGAGTTGAACGAGACCTGCTTTCTGGCAGTGTGGGGCAATCAAGGCGCGACCGTGGTGCACATCGAACCGGCGGTGCGCGCGGTGACGGTGGTGACGCAGTTGGGTTCGGTGTTGCCGTTGCTCAGTTCTTCAACAGGGCTGGTGTTCGGCGCCTATCTGCCGAAGCGTGAAACCGTGGACTTGCGCGAGCAGGAGCTGCAAAGCGGCGCTTCACATGCGCTGGCGGACGATCAGGCCTATAAAGCGTTGTGCGAACAGATCCGCGAACGCGGTCTGCATCATGTACATGGCTTGTTGATGCCGGGGGTCGACGCCTTGTCGGCCCCGGTGTTCAACGCCGTCGGACAGGTCGCGGCAGTAATGACCATCGTCGGCCCGACCTCGTTGTTCCATGCCGATGAAAACGGCCCGGCAGCGCAGCGCTTGCTGGCAGCGACCCGGGCCGTTAGTTGGCGAATGGGGTATCAGCCTGAGTAA
- the hmgA gene encoding homogentisate 1,2-dioxygenase encodes MNLDSTAPELAYQSGFGNEFSSEALPGALPVGQNSPQKAPYGLYTELFSGTAFTVPRSEARRTWMYRIQPSANHPAFVKLDRQLAGGPLGEVTPNRLRWNPLDVPSEPTDFIDGLVSMAANSGAEKPAGISIYSYRANRSMERVFFNADGELLLVPELGRLRIATELGVLELEPLEIAVLPRGLKFRVELLDPQARGYMAENHGAPLRLPDLGPIGSNGLANARDFLTPVAHYENLKQPTTLVQKFLGQLWGCELDHSPLNVVAWHGNNVPYKYDLRRFNTIGTVSFDHPDPSIFTVLTSPTSVHGLANLDFVIFPPRWMVAEKTFRPPWFHRNLMNEFMGLIKGEYDAKAEGFVPGGASLHSCMSAHGPDGETCTKAINAELAPAKIDNTMAFMFETSQVLRPSRFALDCPQLQNNYDACWATLPATFDPTRR; translated from the coding sequence ATGAACCTCGATTCAACGGCGCCCGAGCTGGCTTATCAGTCCGGCTTCGGCAACGAATTCAGCAGCGAAGCGCTGCCCGGCGCACTGCCCGTCGGCCAGAATTCCCCGCAAAAAGCGCCTTACGGTCTCTACACCGAACTGTTCTCCGGCACGGCATTCACCGTGCCTCGCAGCGAAGCGCGGCGCACCTGGATGTACCGCATTCAGCCGTCGGCCAATCACCCGGCGTTCGTCAAACTGGATCGGCAACTGGCCGGCGGCCCGTTGGGTGAAGTGACCCCCAACCGTCTGCGCTGGAACCCGCTGGATGTTCCGAGCGAGCCAACCGATTTCATCGACGGGCTGGTGAGCATGGCCGCCAACTCGGGTGCGGAAAAACCGGCCGGGATCAGCATCTATAGCTACCGCGCCAACCGCTCCATGGAGCGCGTGTTTTTCAACGCTGACGGCGAACTGCTGCTGGTGCCGGAACTGGGACGCCTGCGCATCGCCACCGAATTGGGCGTGCTGGAACTGGAGCCACTGGAAATCGCCGTGCTGCCGCGCGGTCTGAAATTCCGCGTCGAACTGCTCGACCCGCAAGCTCGCGGCTACATGGCCGAGAACCACGGCGCGCCGCTGCGCCTGCCGGACTTGGGGCCGATCGGCAGCAACGGCCTGGCCAACGCGAGGGACTTCCTGACCCCGGTCGCGCATTACGAAAACCTCAAGCAACCGACCACGCTGGTGCAGAAATTCCTCGGCCAGTTGTGGGGTTGTGAGCTCGACCATTCGCCGCTGAACGTGGTCGCCTGGCACGGCAATAACGTGCCGTACAAATATGACCTGCGTCGTTTCAACACCATCGGCACGGTCAGTTTCGATCACCCGGATCCGTCGATCTTCACTGTCCTGACGTCGCCGACCAGCGTCCACGGTCTGGCCAATCTCGACTTCGTGATCTTCCCTCCACGCTGGATGGTCGCCGAGAAAACCTTCCGGCCACCGTGGTTCCACCGCAATCTGATGAACGAATTCATGGGCCTGATCAAGGGCGAGTACGATGCCAAGGCCGAAGGTTTCGTGCCCGGCGGTGCGTCCTTGCACAGTTGCATGAGCGCCCACGGCCCGGACGGCGAAACCTGTACCAAGGCGATCAACGCTGAACTCGCGCCAGCGAAAATCGACAACACCATGGCCTTCATGTTCGAGACCAGCCAGGTGCTGCGCCCGAGCCGTTTCGCGCTGGATTGCCCGCAACTGCAAAACAACTACGATGCCTGCTGGGCCACGCTGCCCGCCACTTTCGACCCGACCCGGAGATAA
- the fahA gene encoding fumarylacetoacetase, protein MTQTSITRSWVASANGHADFPLQNLPLGVFSVKGSAPRSGVAIGEHIFDLEAALDAGLFDGVAKTAVEATRGGQLNAFFELGREARVALRERLLELFKEGSTLHGKIEAQGAKLLPLAANCEMHLPAKINDYTDFYVGIEHAQNVGKLFRPDNPLLPNYKYVPIGYHGRASTIRPSGTDVRRPKGQTLPAGQTEPTFGPCARLDYELELGIWIGQGNEMGDSIAIGDAADHIAGFCLLNDWSARDIQAWEYQPLGPFLSKSFITSISPWVVTAEALEPFRRAQPARPEGDPQPLPYLFDKRDQAAGAFDIELEVLLLTEGLREQNLPAHRLTFSNTKHMYWTVAQMVAHHSVNGCQLQAGDLFGSGTLSGPENGQFGSLLEITEGGKKPIELASGEVRKFLEDGDEIILRARCTRDGFASIGFGECRGKVLPAR, encoded by the coding sequence ATGACTCAGACTTCCATCACTCGTAGCTGGGTTGCCTCCGCCAACGGCCATGCTGATTTCCCTCTGCAGAACCTCCCGCTGGGCGTGTTCAGCGTGAAGGGTTCGGCACCGCGCAGTGGCGTGGCCATTGGCGAACATATCTTTGATCTGGAAGCTGCACTGGACGCCGGGCTGTTCGATGGCGTCGCAAAAACTGCTGTCGAAGCCACCCGTGGCGGCCAGTTGAATGCGTTCTTCGAACTGGGTCGCGAGGCTCGCGTTGCCCTGCGCGAACGCCTGCTGGAACTGTTCAAAGAAGGCAGCACCCTGCACGGCAAGATCGAAGCCCAAGGCGCAAAACTGCTGCCGCTGGCGGCGAATTGCGAGATGCACTTGCCGGCAAAAATCAACGACTACACCGATTTCTACGTCGGCATCGAGCACGCGCAAAATGTCGGCAAACTGTTCCGTCCCGACAACCCGCTGCTGCCGAACTACAAGTATGTGCCGATCGGCTACCACGGCCGCGCCTCGACCATTCGCCCGTCTGGCACTGACGTTCGCCGTCCGAAAGGCCAGACATTGCCAGCCGGCCAGACCGAGCCGACTTTTGGCCCGTGCGCACGTCTGGACTATGAGCTGGAGCTGGGCATCTGGATCGGTCAGGGCAACGAGATGGGTGACTCGATCGCCATCGGTGACGCTGCCGATCACATCGCCGGTTTCTGCCTGCTCAATGACTGGTCGGCGCGCGACATTCAGGCTTGGGAATACCAGCCACTGGGGCCATTCCTGTCCAAGAGTTTCATCACCAGCATCTCGCCTTGGGTGGTGACTGCCGAAGCGCTGGAGCCGTTCCGTCGTGCTCAGCCGGCACGTCCGGAAGGCGATCCGCAGCCGCTGCCGTACCTGTTCGACAAGCGCGATCAGGCCGCGGGTGCCTTCGACATCGAACTGGAAGTGCTGCTGCTTACCGAAGGCCTGCGCGAACAAAACCTGCCGGCCCATCGCCTGACCTTCAGCAACACCAAACATATGTACTGGACCGTGGCGCAAATGGTCGCGCACCACAGCGTCAACGGCTGCCAGTTGCAGGCCGGAGACCTGTTCGGTTCGGGCACCTTGTCGGGGCCGGAAAACGGTCAGTTCGGTAGCCTGCTGGAAATCACCGAGGGCGGTAAAAAACCGATCGAACTCGCGTCCGGCGAAGTGCGTAAGTTCCTTGAGGACGGTGACGAAATCATCCTGCGGGCTCGTTGCACCCGCGACGGTTTTGCCTCCATCGGTTTCGGTGAATGCCGCGGCAAAGTGCTGCCGGCGCGCTAA
- the maiA gene encoding maleylacetoacetate isomerase — translation MELYTYYRSTSSYRVRIALALKGLDHQALPINLIAPQGGEHRQPPYLGINPQGRVPALRTDEGELLIQSPAIIEYLEERYPQVPLLSKDFAARAHERGVAAVIGCDVHPLHNVSVLNKLRQLGHDEPQVVEWIGHWISQGLATVEQLIGDEGYCFGPTPGLADVYLIPQLYAADRFSIALEAYPRIRRVAALAATHPAFIEAHPANQPDTP, via the coding sequence ATGGAACTCTATACCTACTACCGTTCGACATCGTCCTATCGGGTGCGCATTGCGTTGGCGCTCAAGGGGCTGGATCACCAGGCGCTGCCGATCAATCTGATCGCACCGCAAGGTGGCGAACATCGACAGCCGCCGTATCTCGGCATCAACCCGCAAGGCCGGGTGCCGGCCTTGCGCACCGACGAAGGCGAACTGCTGATCCAGTCGCCGGCGATCATCGAATACCTGGAGGAACGTTATCCACAGGTACCGCTGCTCTCCAAGGACTTCGCTGCTCGCGCCCATGAGCGTGGTGTGGCGGCGGTGATCGGCTGCGACGTGCATCCTCTGCACAACGTCAGCGTACTCAACAAGCTGCGGCAGTTGGGGCACGATGAACCGCAAGTGGTGGAGTGGATCGGGCACTGGATCAGCCAAGGTTTGGCGACTGTGGAGCAGTTGATCGGCGATGAGGGTTACTGCTTTGGTCCGACGCCTGGGCTGGCGGATGTTTACCTGATTCCGCAGCTGTACGCGGCCGATCGCTTCAGCATTGCACTTGAGGCGTATCCGCGGATTCGTCGAGTGGCGGCGTTGGCGGCGACGCATCCGGCATTCATCGAGGCGCATCCGGCGAACCAGCCAGACACACCGTAA
- a CDS encoding SirB1 family protein produces the protein MTPRQRFFDCLQRSPPALFEAALWIATEHDTEVNPEAVLNDFKDLQQRVSHGLPMLPVSELAQPLLRRMNDLGFAQDDSTPLRPQVALVNKVLERRRGQPLSLGLIALELAKGLEIPMVGVNFPGHFLLRVPGADHLLDPCGGRRLYPNDCRELLQRQYGPNMKLGAEHLLTAEPVQMLQRLSRNLRQLHLSNDDYIGALIDAERVLELGNASASDYLARASLYQRLDCPNAERFDLEHALLLSDDPIQRIRLTERLGHLPPNSIVH, from the coding sequence ATGACCCCCCGCCAACGCTTCTTCGACTGCCTGCAACGTTCACCGCCCGCGCTGTTCGAGGCGGCGCTGTGGATTGCCACCGAACACGACACTGAGGTAAATCCCGAGGCGGTGCTGAACGATTTCAAGGACCTGCAACAACGGGTCAGTCATGGCTTGCCGATGTTGCCGGTGAGCGAGTTGGCCCAGCCGTTGTTACGGCGTATGAATGACCTGGGATTCGCTCAGGACGACTCCACGCCATTGCGTCCGCAAGTCGCGCTGGTCAATAAAGTGCTGGAACGCAGACGCGGGCAGCCGCTGAGTCTGGGATTGATTGCTCTGGAACTGGCCAAAGGTTTGGAAATTCCCATGGTTGGCGTCAACTTCCCCGGGCATTTCCTGCTACGGGTACCGGGCGCCGATCACCTGCTCGACCCATGCGGCGGACGTCGGTTGTACCCCAACGATTGCCGGGAACTGCTGCAACGCCAGTACGGCCCGAACATGAAGCTTGGCGCCGAGCATTTGCTCACCGCCGAGCCGGTGCAAATGCTGCAGCGGCTGTCGCGCAACTTGCGTCAGTTACACCTTTCTAACGATGACTACATCGGCGCCCTGATCGACGCCGAACGAGTGCTGGAACTGGGCAACGCCAGTGCCTCCGACTACCTGGCCCGGGCCAGCCTCTATCAACGGCTGGATTGCCCGAACGCCGAGCGCTTTGACCTGGAGCATGCCCTGCTGCTCAGTGACGACCCGATCCAGCGGATTCGCCTGACTGAGCGATTAGGGCACCTGCCGCCTAACTCCATCGTCCATTGA